ATTCGCGACCTGCAGGCGGGTCTCATCGAGCGGCTGGTCCGTGCCAGCGAGGTTCGGATCGTGGGCGAGGACACCGACCTGACCCTAAACATTCAGGGCCGCACGTGGGTCAATAGCGATGGCAAGCGCAACATGCCGTCGGGTGAGGTCTTCACCGGCCCCATCGAGACCAGTGCCAACGGACAGATTCTGTTCGATCTGCCCACGGTGTATGGGGGCGCGGCGGTCCGGAACGTGCGCCTGACCTTCAAGGACGGTCTGGTGGTGGACGCCCACGCTGAGGAAGGCGAAGCCGCGCTGCTGGCCGCGCTGGACACCGACGACGGCGCAAGATGGTTGGGCGAGCTGGGTATTGGCAGCAACGCCGGGATTCAGGCACCCAGCCAGAACATCCTGTTCGACGAGAAGATCGGCGGCACGGTTCATCTGGCGCTGGGCAACGGTTATCCCGAGACGGGTGGCACCAATGTCTCGGCCCTGCACTGGGACCTGATCAAGGATCTACGCCAGGGCGGGCAGATTCTGCTGGACGGCGAAGTGTTTCAGGATGGTGGACGCTTCGTCTAGAACGGAGTCCGCGCCTCAGACGAGGGTAGACACGGGCAAGAGCGCACCACCGTGGGCGTGAGCCACAGGCAATGGCAGTCGAGGTCCCCCATGGCAGGGAGGGCCAGCAGTTCTGGGGCTCTCCCTGTCGGCTCTGCCGGGGCGGCAGATCGTACAGCGCCGCCCCGACCTCCTGAGCCCGAACATTCGCAAGAAAACCTGCGAATGTTCGGGCTCGCGGCGGTGAACGTGTTGAAGGGTTCGAGGTGTGGCTGAGGCCTACAGCCGGGTTCGCACCTCCCACAATTCGGGGAACAGCACCACCGCCAGCACGCCGCGCAGGTAACCCGCGCCGCTAGTCCCGCCTGATCCGGGCTTGAAACCAATGGTGCGCTCCACGGTGGTCAGGTGGTTGAAGCGCCAGCGCCGGAAATTGTCCTCCACATCCAGCAGCTTCTCGGCCAACTCGTACAGATCCCAGTACGTCTGCGGATCACGGTAAACCGTCAGCCACGCTTCCAGCACGGTCTCGTTCAGGACTGGCGGCTGCGTCAGGTCGCGGTTCAGCACCTCGTCCGGTACCGTCAGACCGCGCTCGGCCAGCAGCCGCAGGGCCAGATCGTACACGCTGGGGGCGTGCAACACGGCTTCCAGCGGGCCGTGCAGGTCTGGGCGGTGTTCGTGGGGGCGCAGCAGCACGGCGCGGCGGTTGCCGAGCAGGAACTCCACCGTGCGGTAGCTGGCCGACTGAAACCCGGACGCCTGCCCGAAAGCGTGACGAAATTGCAGGTAATCGGCGGGGGTCATGGTCTTCAGGACCTCCCAGGCATTGGTCAGCTGCTCCTGTGCGCGCACCACGCGGGTCAGCATCTTGAGTGGCGCGTCGGTGATGCCGCCCTCCAGCAGCGCCATGGCCGCCCGCAGCTCGCGCACGATCAGCTCCAGCCAGACCTCTGAGACGTGGTGGACTGTGATGAACAGATGTTCGTCATGTGCCCCGGTGATCGGCTGGTGGGCTGCCTTGAGCGTGTCCAGCCGCAGATAATCGCTGTAGCTGAGGCTGTGGGAAAAGTCGGTGTAGGCGCGTTCGGCAGCGTTGTGGTCCGCGCCGGTCACGCCGTCTCACCACCTTCGAGCACTTTTCTGATTCCCTGCACGGCCCGCCAGACGTCGGCGTGCGAGTGGTACAGCGGCGTGAAGCCGAAGCGCAGGATGTCGGGCGTGCGGAAATCACCCAGGATGCCGCGCATAATGAGTTGCCGCATCACTGCGCGTGCCTGCGGATGCTGGTAGGACACCTGACTGCCACGCTGGACATGGTTGCGAGGCGTCATCAGCGTGAGCGGATACTGTGCCGCCAGCGGCTCCATCAGTTCAATAAAGGTGTCGGTCAGCGACAGCGACTTGGCCCGGAGCTGTGCCATATCCACGTCCGCAAACACGTCCAGGGCAGCGTCCAGGGCGCTCAGACTGAGGACCATGGGCGTCCCCACCACGTAGCGCCGCGCTCCGGGAGCCGGGCTGAACTCGCGGGCCATCTCAAAGGGGTCGGCGTGGCCCATCCAGCCACTCAGGAAGGCGGGAGCCGAGCCATGATGCCGCTCGGCCACAAACATGAAGCTGGGCGCGCCGGGGCCGCCATTGAGAAACTTGTAGCCGCAGCCCACCGCGAAATCCGCGCCCGTGCCGTTCAGATCCACTGGAAACGCCCCGGCGGAATGCGCCAGGTCCCAGATGGTCAGGATGCCGCGTTCGTGCGCCTTCGCTGTCAAGCTCGCCAGATCCAGCTTGCGGCCTGTGCGGTAGTCCACCTCGGTCAGCAGGGTCAGAGCGACGTCATCGGTCAGGTTGGCTTCGAGCTCAGCACCTGGCACAGTGCGCAGTTCGTAGCGCCCACCCAGCAGCGCATTCAGACCCTGCGCCATGTACAGATCCGTGGGAAAGTTGTCGGCCTCGGTCAGGATCACGCGGCGCTGGGGTGGGGCCATGTGCAGCGCGGCCGAGAGCAATTTGAAGATGTTGACGCTGGTGCTGTCGCCCACCGCGACCTCGTGGGCCTGCGCGCCGATCAGGGGGGCGATCTTGGCCGCCACCCGGTCCGGCAGGTTCATCCAGTCCTGCGCGGCCGCTGCGCCCACTGAAGCGCTGTCGTTGGCGGTCCATGAGCGGATGAGCTGGCTGCCCCATTCCTCCTCAGCCACACGGGCAAGGCGGGCGGGGACGCTCAGCGGTAACGCGCCCAGGCTGTTGCCATCCAGATACACGGCGTCTTCCGGCAATTTGAATTCAGCGCGCTTGTGGGCCAGCGGATCGCGGGCGTCTTTCTCCTGCAACTGGCTCAGGGTGGAATCGGCAAACAGGCGGTCAAACACGGTCATGGTGAAACCTCACAAAGGAAGATGCAGAAGCTGGCTCATGGGAGCAGGAGCGTGGACTGAAGGGGTAGCCCAAAAGGTCAGGGGACGGCCCAGCGTGGCGCACCACCACGCCCGCAGCACGTGGGCGATGGCGTTCGCCCCGGCGCGGCTCCAAGGGCGCGGGCCTGCCGTTGACATGACCTGAAGTATAGGTGGTGGCCTATTCCTCGCCTGTGTCCTGCCCCGTCTCCCGCACTGTGCCGCCTGCCCACAGTCCGGCGCCGATCAGCCCGGCGTCTGCGCCCAGTTCCGCGTGAACGACTGCGGGCTGATAGCGGGCTGGGAACAGGCTCAGGCTTTCCAGCACCCGTGCCAGATAGCCGTCCCGCAGGCCCACGCTCCCGCCCAGCGCCACGCGGGTCACGCCCAGCAGCGCGGCCACGTCCGCGATCTTCCAGGCAATCAGTGCGGCAGAGCGGCGATAGCTCTTGTCCACTTCCAAATTCCCGGCCTCGGCAGTGTCGGCCAGGGCACGGGCATCCCCGAACCCCAGCTGCTGCGCCCGAACGCCTAGCGCGGTCCCGCTCGTCTCGAATTCCAGCGGTCCCAGTTCCCCTAGCGGAGAGACCTCCGTGCCCTGGTGCCACAGCGCAGGCACACTGACAAAGCCCAGTTCGGCGTCCAATCCGTTGCCCGCCAGATGCAGCCGCCCCCCCAGCACCAGGCCCGCGCCCACCCCAGTGCTGACTGTGATGAACATGAATTCACGAGACCCCCTGCCTGCCCCTGCCGAGAATTCGCCCCATGCGGCGGCGCGGGCGTCATTTAGAGCGGCGCAGGGCAGGTTCAGCCCCGTCCCAATCTGTTGGGTCAGGGGCACGTCGGTCCAGCCGGGAAAGGTGTGGGTGGCCGTGGCCGTTACCCGTCCGGCTGCCACCGCACCGGCGCAGGCCACTCCCACGGCGGCGGCGAAAGGGGCGAACGGCGCGGCCAGGGCCAGAGCGGCATCGATCACCGCGTCCGGGCGGCTCGGCTTGGGTGTGCGGACCTCGGCCCGCTGAACGATGGTTCCAGATTCGATCAGTGCAGCACGCATGGAGGTGCCGCCGATATCGAGGGCCAGCAGTGCGTGAGGTTGGGACACCGGGCAATTACAGCACAGGACCATGGCCCGGCGATTGACGCGCAGCACCCCCAGTGATGAACAGGAAGAAACGGGTGGAAAGAGACCACAAGATTTTAACAATGCAAATTGCTTTGAATAACCCAGTAATCTCTGGGCTGGAAACGGTCTATTGGACCGTTCAGGGAGACCAGCTATGCAAATTGGAATCGACAGTTTTGCCGCCGTGGTCTCTGACCCGCAGACGGGCGAGACGCTGGCAGCGGCAGACCGGCTGAACAATCTGGTGGAAGAGATCGAGACGGCGGACCGCGCCGGAATTGACGTGTTCGGGATCGGTGAGCACCACCGCCCGGAATATCTGGATTCCGCGCCTGCCATGATTCTGGCCGCGGCCGCCACCAGGACACAGCGCATCCGCCTGACCAGTGCCGTGACGGTCCTGAGTGCCAGCGACCCGGTCCGGGTGTTTCAGGAGTTCGCCACGTTGGATCTGCTGTCCCGGGGGCGGGCTGAACTGGTCGTGGGGCGGGGCTCTTTTGTAGAAGCCTATCCGCTGTTCGGGCTTGCGCTGGAGGATTACGACTCGCTGTTTGCTGAAAAACTCGACTTGCTGCTCAGGATCAGAGACGACACCCAGGTCCGCTGGTCTGGACGACACCGCGCCGCGCTGACCGGGCAGGGCATCTACCCTCGTCCATTGCAGGACAAGCTGCCCATCTGGCTGGGCGCGGGCGGCACACCCGCTTCATTCGTGCGGGCGGGTACGCTGGGGCTGCCGCTGATGGTCGCCATCATCGGCGGCGATTTCCGGCAGTTCCGGCCCCTGATCGATCTGTACCGCCGCGCCGGACAGCAGGCCGGCTTCGCCCCTGAGCAGCTTCAGGTTGGCGTCCATGCATTTGGCTTTGTGGGAGAAACCGCGCAGACCGCCAGGGACGCGTTCTGGCCAGGCCATCAACGGCTGTTCTCGGCCCTGGGTCAGGAGCGGGGCTGGCGGCCGCCCACCCGCGAACAGTTTGACGCAGCGTGTGGGCCTACCGGGCCTTACTTAATCGGCGACGCACAGACCGTGGCGCAGAAAGTGGCGTACGTGGACCGGGTGCTGGGCGGCCTGTCACGCTTGACCTTCCAGATGACCAATGTGTTGCTGCCCCATGCTGAAATGCTGCGCAGCATTGAGCTTCTGGGAACTCAGGTCGCGCCACTAGTCCATGAGCGACTGACCCAGGCTGAATCCTGAACAGCATTGGTTGAGGCAGCTCTGAAATCACTGCCGAAAGAGCTCTTCCATAGGGTCTGGACGGGGGCCAGCCGCTTCGGCGGCATGGTTCCAGGTGGCCATACCCTCCAACGAGAGTCCGTTCTACGCACGACGGCAAAGCAGTGACGTGAACCCGCAGAGCTTCCTCTTCTGGTGCCGTGACCTGAAACGGCATGGCCTGACAGAGATGATCAGGCATGTCTGATCGGAGACCCCTTCCGGACATCGAACAGGTCACGCGGATCCCTCCCCGAGTCGACTGCACGGTGTCGAATCGCCTTCAGAATGCCATCTGGCATCCGTAAAGCCCCCTCTCGTCTGGCATGATCCAGCGCGTCAAGTCCAACCTGAGCCCATGGCCTGGAGTGACGCGCTGGACCGAGTTGTCTCGGTCAAAAGACTCAGGACACGCGGAATCTCCGGGTCTCTCTAAGCTCAGCCTTAAAGAGAGCGGAAGAAAAGGCTGAGCTAACCATCATTTTCACTTGGAAGGATCGTGAACGGCGTATCAATGGGGGCAGGAGGCGAGGTGATGACGAGCGAAACACGCAACAGCATCAACGATATCTGGGGGGAACGCACTCCGCATGGCCCCGGGCAGGAGTGGCCCGTTCGCGTCGACGAGCGGGTTTCGGAGACTCCCGAGCGGTGGGTCCGGGGAACGTGTGTGCTGTGTTCCAACGGCTGCGGCCTCGATATCGGTGTCAAAGCCGGCAAGATCGTCGGCGTGCGGGGGCTGGCGACCGACACCACCAACAGGGGGCGCCTGGGCCCCAAGGGTCTGCATGGCTGGGTGGCCAACGAAAGCCCTGACCGCCTGACCAAGCCACTGATCCGCCGTGACGGGCAATTACAGGAGGCCAGCTGGGACGAGGCGATGGACCTGATCGTTCAGAAGTCGAAAGCAATTGTCGAGAAGCAGACCTCGCTGGGGATCGGCTTCTACACGTCCGGGCAGCTGTTTCTGGAGGAGTATTACACCCTCGGGGTGCTGGGAAAGGCGGGCCTGGGCACCCCACACATGGACGGCAACACCCGGTTGTGCACGGCCACCGCCGCCGCCGCCCTGAAAGTCTCGTTTGGCTCTGACGGGCAGCCCGGCGGCTACGAGGACCTCGACGTGACCGACTGCGTGCTGCATGTGGGGCACAACATCGCCTCGCAGCAGACAGTGCTGTGGATGCGCATTCTCGACCGGCTGGCTGGACCCAATCCGCCGAAAGTCATCGTGATCGATCCCCGGCGCACCTTCACAGCTGAGCATGCCACCGTGCATCTTGCGCCAAAAGTCGGCACCAATGTCGCGGTGATGAATGGACTGCTGCATCTGATCATCCAGGCCGGCGCTATCGACGCGGCCTTCCTGGAGGCACACACCACCGGCTACGACGACCTGAAGAAAACCGTCGAGAAGTACACGCCCGAATACGTCGAGCAACTCTCTGGCGTGCCGGCCGCCGAGCTGCTCCGGGCCGGTGAGATCCTGGCCACCACGCGGACGCTGGTGTCCACCATTCTGCAGGGCGTGTACCAGTCGATGCAGGCCACCGCCGCCGCTGTGCAGGTGAACAATGTCCACCTGATCCGGGGGCTGATCGGCAAGCCTGGCAGCGGCATTTTGCAGATGAACGGCCAGCCCACTGCCCAGAACACCCGCGAGTGCGGCGCCGACGGCGATCTGCCCGGCTTCCGGAACTGGGGCAACCCCGAGCACATCAAGGAGCTGGCCAAGCTCTGGAATGTGCCGGTCAACAAGATTCCGCACTGGAGTCCGCCAACGCACGCCATGCAGATCTGGCGCTACGCCGAACAGGGCACCATCAAGCTGCTGTGGATCCAGGCGACCAACCCGGCGGTGAGCCTGCCGGAACTATCACGCATTCGCAAGATCCTGCAAAAAGAGGATCTGTTCGTGGTGGTGCAGGACGCCTACCTGACCGAAACGGCCCGCTACGCCGATGTGGTGCTGCCTGCGGCAATCTGGGCCGAGAAGACCGGCACCTTTACCAACGTCAGCCGTACGGTGCACATCTCCTGCAAAGCCATAGACCCGCCCGGCGAGGCCAGAAGTGACCTCGACATCTTCCTGGATTACGCCCAGCGTATGGACTTCCGCGACCAGGACGGAGCCCCGCTGATTAAGTGGCACGATCCGGAAAGCGCCTTCGAGGCCTGGAAGGAATGCACCCGTGGACGGCCCTGCGACTACACCGGGCTGACTTACGAGAAACTGCTCCAGGGCAGCGGCATTCCCTGGCCAGTTAATGAGCAACACCCCGACGGGACGCAGCGACTCTACACCGACTTCGTGTTTCCCACCAGCGCCGATTATGCCGAGACCTACGGCCACGATCTCGAGACCGGCGCCGCCGTGAGCCCCGAGGAATACAAGGCCAACGACCCCAAGGGCAAGGCCATGATCAAGGCCGCCGAGCACCGTGAGCCGCACGAGGTACCGGACGACGAGTACCCGCTGTGGCTCACCACAGGGCGGCAGGTCTACCATTTCCATACCCGCACCAAGACTGGGCGCTCGAAGGCGCTGCACGACGCTGCGCCCGACGCCTTCGTACAGCTCTCGGCCCAGGACGCCGGAAGGTACGGAATTGAGGAGGGCGACTGGGTTCTGGTCGAGTCCCGCCGTGGCCTGATCATCGAGCGCGCCATGATCGGCAACGTTGAGCCGGGCCTGGTGTTCATTCCCTGGCACTACGGCTACTGGGACGATCCCAGCCGGCCCAGAGCAGCCAACGAGCTGACCATCACCGAGTGGGACCCGGTCAGCAAACAGCCGCACTACAAATACGCGGCGGTGAAGATCAGCAAATACGACGCCAAGGCGGCCTTGCCGCAGCCGGGCCTGCTGGGCCGGGCGGTGGACGCGGTGCAGCAGCTCATCTCCGGTGAGGCCGAGCCCACGGGCGGCTCCAAGTCCCAGGGTCCGCAGCCCAAAACCACGCAAAGGGTGGATGGTTGAGATGCATGTCGGAAATTATGTCGGCTTGGCCCACGGCAGCGAACAGCGCTTGGTGGACGCCCTCAACAAGGTTGCCGAACATCACGGCGATGAACCGGACATCTACGAGACCTGCCAGCTGCTGATGTCGTGGTCTCGTAAGCACATCGAACATCTGGAGCCGCTGGTGCAGAAATACGGCGAGGACAAGAACCCCGAACCCGACAATCTGGAAACTGCCCTGTTTCACGGCCCCCGTCAGGGCAGCCTGGCGCTGCTGCGCGATTTGCACGACGTGTGGCTGCTGACCCAGCAGGTGCACCTGTGCTGGACAGTGCTGGAACAGGCCGCTCAGGCGCTGCGCGACAACGAGCTGGAGCGGGTCTGCCAGCAGTGCGGCCAGGAAACCAAGCGGCAGACGGCCTTCTTTCTGACCCGGATTAAGCAAGCTGCGCCCCAGGCCCTGGTTGCTGCACTGTGACGCCGCAGGAACAGCAGAAGGAGTCCCACCGGGAGAAGGCGCCCCCACCCGATCAAGACCCCGGAACTGACTTGGAACAGGAGGAGCTGGCTGAGGCCGAGGAACGCGCCGCCATCTCGCCCACGGTGGTCCACGAAACAATCAGGAAGGAGGGCGAGGAGGAGCTGCGGCGCCCCGTCTCCGCGCTGGGGTGGTCCGGCCTGGCGGCTGGCCTCTCGATGGGGTTTTCTCTCGTCGCGGAGGGTTTGTTGCGCGACCAATTGCCCGATGTGTCGTGGCGCCCACTGATTTCCAAGTTCGGGTATAGCGTCGGCTTCCTGATCGTGGTTCTGGGACGGCAGCAACTGTTTACGGAAAACACGCTCACCGCCATCCTTCCCCTGCTCCAGAACTGGAGTCTGGGCAAGCTCGGGCAGGTGGCCCGGTTGTGGCTCACCGTGCTCATCACTAACCTGCTCGGGGCCTTCCTGTTCGCCTGGGTGGTGGGAAACACCGACGTCTTCAATCCGGGTACGCGCGCCACCTTCACAGAAATTGGCCGGGCGGCGGCCGATCACCCCTTCTGGACCCTGCTGATCCGCGGCGTGTTCGCAGGCTGGCTGATCGCGCTGATGGTGTGGCTCTTACCAGCAGCGGAGACGGCGAAGGTCAGCATCATCGTGATCATCACGTTTCTGGTGGGTCTCGGAGAATTCAGCCACATCATTGCGGGCTCCGTGGAGGTGCTGTACCTCGTCTCGACCGGGGCGCTCTCGTTCAGCAAGTACCTGCTGGGCTACATGGTCCCAACCCTGATCGGCAACATTCTGGGCGGCGTCATGCTGGTGGCAGCCCTCAATCACGCGCAGGTTGTGGCCGGCAAGAAGTAGAACCGGAGCAGTGGGAGGAGAGCCGTGTCTAAAAATGCTGAGCAGAAGCCATCCATTCCCGACGCCGTGTGGGCCCCCGTTTCGGCAGGTGTCCTGTTGCTTGTCATCGGTCTGCTCGGCTTGGCAACCCACCAGCCGCTGCTTTTCCCGAGCCTGGGTCCGACCGCGTTCCTGCAAACCGAGACACCGGACCAGACTAGTGCACAGCCCTACCACGTTGTCATCGGGCACGTCGTGGCGTTGCTGGCCGGCTTCCTCGCGGTGTGGGTGTTCGGGGCGGCGGACGCACCCAGTGTTCTCGCCACACATGACCTCACGGCGCCGCGTGTCTGGGCTTCTGTCCTGGCGGTCGCTCTGACCCTGCTGGGTGGCCTGCTGCTGCGTGCCTCACACCCCCCGGCAGCGGCGACCACCCTGCTGGCCTCACTGGGAGGATTTCCACCCACCATCAAAAGTGCAACTACGGTCATGGGCGGAGTACTGCTGATTGCGCTTCTCGGAGAGGGCCTGCGCCGTCTCCGGTTAATGCAGCAGGCCACAGGTTCACCCTAAGCTTTGGGTCCCCAGTTGCCACGGTTAAGGAGTTACCTCAGAGATCGTCAGCGACTGGGTCTGCGTAGATAAGCTATAGGAGGGCGATCCATAGCCCCAGAGCGACTAATTCTCAATCTCCTAAAATCTATCCGTCGGATAGGACTTGGCTGCATTCACCAATGGTGGCGGCTTTCTGGCAACCGTCAGAAGAAAAGCCGCACCACACCTTATGCTCAGGACAGCTCGGGGGTAGGCATGTTCTGGCGCGTCACCTCGCTCCAGTGGCGCAGGGCTTCCCCAAACTCCGGCATGATCCATGCTCGTTCACTGCCCAGGACGCTGTACCGTGCCCGCGCCACGCTCAGACCGACTTCAGCAGCTGGAACCGCATCAATCAGTGTGGCATTCAGCCCATTCAGCGCTGCCACCTGTGCGGCCCACCCGGCCCGGGTGACGGCCCCCACATTCGCCAGGTGCCACACCCCCGCGTCACCATCGACCAGGAGGTCAAGGGTGACGCGGGTAAGATCTGGAAGGTAAGTGGGTGAAATGGTCTGGTCATTCGCAACACGGATCCGCCGCCCCGCCCGTAATTTTCGGCGCACCTGCTGGGCGAAGTTGTGTTCGTCCCATGGCCCGAACAGGGGGCCTGTGCGTACCACCAATGCATCAGGATGGGCCGCCATGATGGCTTCCTCGGCGGCCAATTGCCTGTGTCCGTAAACACTGGAGGGCCGGAGAGAATCACTTTCCAGATAGGGCCGCTCCCGTTGTCCACCTAACACCAGATCGGAGGAAACAGCCACCAATGGGATCTGGCGTGCCGCGCACTCTTGCGCCAACAGCTGGGGCTCCAATGCGTTCCCAGGGGCCTGCCAGACCTCAAACTCCTCGTCGTTCACCTGGAAGTCGACTGCCGTGTTGATCACCGCCCATGGACGCCAGCGTTCTAAAATCGCCTGAATATCAGCGAGATCAGACATGTTGTGGTCATATGACACGTAGGGCAGCCCACGTTCCTCACACGCACACCGGAAAGCCTGTCCCAGCGCGCCTGTAGCGCCGATGATCAGCATGGGGGGACCAGCGGCTGCGCCCATTTCCACCTCACCCTCGGGCAGGTAAAGCAGTCGTCCCTTGCGCCGCCACCAGCCAGGACCTGCGAGGACAGGATGCGACGGTAACTGACCCCGTGCCAGTTCACGGGCGAGCTGGACTAGAGCGGTGGGCCGGGGCTCCGGTGCGCGCACATCCCACAGACCGCTTTCGTAATGGCCCTCGCGGCGCGTGAGCAGACTGTTCCACTCATAAGCTCCGAAAGCGGCCCAGGCAGTCACGGCACAGACGTTCACCCCCTCGCCGCGTACCTCTTGCGCACCGTTCCAGCTTTCCAGGAGCCAGCGCAACTGCTCCTCCCGGGTGCAGTCCAGATGCGTCTCCGTGATCGCCAGCGGAAGACTGTAGCGGGTACCGGCCTCCCGCAGCCGGGTTGCGGTTGTCCCTAACGGCGCACCTCGCACCCTGACCGCTTCTACATCGGCATAGCTCGCTGAATGGTTGCCGCCCCGGCAGTCGTTCGGATAACGCTCTAGCCGCTCGTCCAGAAACCGCTCACTGGTCACGTAGGTGTTCAGGCCTAGCACGTCTGGCGGACACGGATGCTCGATGAACCAGTCCAGTTCCCTTTCGGTCGCTCCACACCACCTCAGATACGCCCACAGCGCATGATTGCGGTCGACCTGCCCCAGCAGGAGGTCGAAACTCAGCCAGCGGCGTTCATTCTCGAAATCGGCCTGGGCCTGCAGCGCGGGCGTGCTGAAGGTGCGGCCCAGGTCCTCGGTCTGAATCAGCCGGGCCTCTGGATTGACCTGTCGGATTTCCCGGATAGCCAGTACCGTGGCCTGCAACTGATGCATCAGCGCTTTCCAAAAACTGCCCTCGTCACGGGCATGGGGATACCAGTAACCATACAACGCGGCGAACCGGGCCGTGGTCAGTGGCTCGTTGACCGGCGTATAGGCGCTGACTTGCGGGTAACGCTCCGCTACGGCGCGTGCGTAGTCCGCCAGACCCCGTGCAAACTGCGGGTCGAGCAGATGGGTGCTTGGGGGGCCACTGCCGTGATGAACCAGTCCCAGGATCGGTGCCAGCCCGCGTTCACTCAGGCGCGCCAGGCGCGTGTCCCCCCAGCTCCAATCGGCACAAGCCAGTCCATCAGGGGCGGTTCTTTCCCACAGCAGCGGGAAGCGCACCGCCTGCGCCCCCAGAGTGGCGAGGCGGTCGATATCATCCAGCCGGTCATGGAAGCCGCTCAAGCTGATCTGGTCGAGAATATCGTCACCCACCCGGCTGACCGTGGGTTCGACACCTACCCACAGGGCCAGCTCACTTGAAGGTGCCAGGAAAGACATAGCTGATTGTCATGTCTGCTTTCAAGCAGCGGGAATGACAGACCCGTGGTTTCCATTTATAGAAATCGAGGCTGGCCATTGTGGAGAGTGAACATGTGGTTATTTTCCAGTCTCCCGGACCACCACTCTTCCAGGCAACCTCAACCACTGGGGGCTACAGTATTGCGGCTCTCCGTTAAATTGACGCTGCTATCCAGCCCACCCGAGGGATCGTAAAAAACGCCCGATCCCTTGACGACACTGGGAACGATAAGAATCCCTGTAAGGTTTCGGACAGGAGGGAGACTGTAGAGTTGGATAGCCTTAGTTACATGCTGTCCCGTATGGCGTGGCTAGGCCATGGATTCCTTGAAAATGACTTTTGAGATCCAG
The genomic region above belongs to Deinococcus humi and contains:
- the kynU gene encoding kynureninase, translated to MTVFDRLFADSTLSQLQEKDARDPLAHKRAEFKLPEDAVYLDGNSLGALPLSVPARLARVAEEEWGSQLIRSWTANDSASVGAAAAQDWMNLPDRVAAKIAPLIGAQAHEVAVGDSTSVNIFKLLSAALHMAPPQRRVILTEADNFPTDLYMAQGLNALLGGRYELRTVPGAELEANLTDDVALTLLTEVDYRTGRKLDLASLTAKAHERGILTIWDLAHSAGAFPVDLNGTGADFAVGCGYKFLNGGPGAPSFMFVAERHHGSAPAFLSGWMGHADPFEMAREFSPAPGARRYVVGTPMVLSLSALDAALDVFADVDMAQLRAKSLSLTDTFIELMEPLAAQYPLTLMTPRNHVQRGSQVSYQHPQARAVMRQLIMRGILGDFRTPDILRFGFTPLYHSHADVWRAVQGIRKVLEGGETA
- a CDS encoding aminopeptidase gives rise to the protein MSDNPYDPKAHARLLTDYCINAQPGERVLVQTTTQALPLVEELHRLLLERGATPLIRLEYPTQLDDFYRLAPDALLDNTEALLLAEVESIDASIRLLTPSAPAEGLDPQRVARHRKAMNPVARARAARRWNLSLYPTAYGAQAANMSLPEYEAFVSSAMFLDTPDPVAKWGEIRDLQAGLIERLVRASEVRIVGEDTDLTLNIQGRTWVNSDGKRNMPSGEVFTGPIETSANGQILFDLPTVYGGAAVRNVRLTFKDGLVVDAHAEEGEAALLAALDTDDGARWLGELGIGSNAGIQAPSQNILFDEKIGGTVHLALGNGYPETGGTNVSALHWDLIKDLRQGGQILLDGEVFQDGGRFV
- a CDS encoding ROK family protein, with translation MSQPHALLALDIGGTSMRAALIESGTIVQRAEVRTPKPSRPDAVIDAALALAAPFAPFAAAVGVACAGAVAAGRVTATATHTFPGWTDVPLTQQIGTGLNLPCAALNDARAAAWGEFSAGAGRGSREFMFITVSTGVGAGLVLGGRLHLAGNGLDAELGFVSVPALWHQGTEVSPLGELGPLEFETSGTALGVRAQQLGFGDARALADTAEAGNLEVDKSYRRSAALIAWKIADVAALLGVTRVALGGSVGLRDGYLARVLESLSLFPARYQPAVVHAELGADAGLIGAGLWAGGTVRETGQDTGEE
- a CDS encoding molybdopterin oxidoreductase family protein; this translates as MTSETRNSINDIWGERTPHGPGQEWPVRVDERVSETPERWVRGTCVLCSNGCGLDIGVKAGKIVGVRGLATDTTNRGRLGPKGLHGWVANESPDRLTKPLIRRDGQLQEASWDEAMDLIVQKSKAIVEKQTSLGIGFYTSGQLFLEEYYTLGVLGKAGLGTPHMDGNTRLCTATAAAALKVSFGSDGQPGGYEDLDVTDCVLHVGHNIASQQTVLWMRILDRLAGPNPPKVIVIDPRRTFTAEHATVHLAPKVGTNVAVMNGLLHLIIQAGAIDAAFLEAHTTGYDDLKKTVEKYTPEYVEQLSGVPAAELLRAGEILATTRTLVSTILQGVYQSMQATAAAVQVNNVHLIRGLIGKPGSGILQMNGQPTAQNTRECGADGDLPGFRNWGNPEHIKELAKLWNVPVNKIPHWSPPTHAMQIWRYAEQGTIKLLWIQATNPAVSLPELSRIRKILQKEDLFVVVQDAYLTETARYADVVLPAAIWAEKTGTFTNVSRTVHISCKAIDPPGEARSDLDIFLDYAQRMDFRDQDGAPLIKWHDPESAFEAWKECTRGRPCDYTGLTYEKLLQGSGIPWPVNEQHPDGTQRLYTDFVFPTSADYAETYGHDLETGAAVSPEEYKANDPKGKAMIKAAEHREPHEVPDDEYPLWLTTGRQVYHFHTRTKTGRSKALHDAAPDAFVQLSAQDAGRYGIEEGDWVLVESRRGLIIERAMIGNVEPGLVFIPWHYGYWDDPSRPRAANELTITEWDPVSKQPHYKYAAVKISKYDAKAALPQPGLLGRAVDAVQQLISGEAEPTGGSKSQGPQPKTTQRVDG
- a CDS encoding molybdopterin oxidoreductase, which encodes MHVGNYVGLAHGSEQRLVDALNKVAEHHGDEPDIYETCQLLMSWSRKHIEHLEPLVQKYGEDKNPEPDNLETALFHGPRQGSLALLRDLHDVWLLTQQVHLCWTVLEQAAQALRDNELERVCQQCGQETKRQTAFFLTRIKQAAPQALVAAL
- a CDS encoding tryptophan 2,3-dioxygenase; protein product: MTGADHNAAERAYTDFSHSLSYSDYLRLDTLKAAHQPITGAHDEHLFITVHHVSEVWLELIVRELRAAMALLEGGITDAPLKMLTRVVRAQEQLTNAWEVLKTMTPADYLQFRHAFGQASGFQSASYRTVEFLLGNRRAVLLRPHEHRPDLHGPLEAVLHAPSVYDLALRLLAERGLTVPDEVLNRDLTQPPVLNETVLEAWLTVYRDPQTYWDLYELAEKLLDVEDNFRRWRFNHLTTVERTIGFKPGSGGTSGAGYLRGVLAVVLFPELWEVRTRL
- a CDS encoding LLM class flavin-dependent oxidoreductase, with product MQIGIDSFAAVVSDPQTGETLAAADRLNNLVEEIETADRAGIDVFGIGEHHRPEYLDSAPAMILAAAATRTQRIRLTSAVTVLSASDPVRVFQEFATLDLLSRGRAELVVGRGSFVEAYPLFGLALEDYDSLFAEKLDLLLRIRDDTQVRWSGRHRAALTGQGIYPRPLQDKLPIWLGAGGTPASFVRAGTLGLPLMVAIIGGDFRQFRPLIDLYRRAGQQAGFAPEQLQVGVHAFGFVGETAQTARDAFWPGHQRLFSALGQERGWRPPTREQFDAACGPTGPYLIGDAQTVAQKVAYVDRVLGGLSRLTFQMTNVLLPHAEMLRSIELLGTQVAPLVHERLTQAES